The proteins below come from a single Poecilia reticulata strain Guanapo linkage group LG5, Guppy_female_1.0+MT, whole genome shotgun sequence genomic window:
- the ttll3 gene encoding tubulin monoglycylase TTLL3, with product MKATDSAKAVILSLEKLQDGKEHSLPYPCNPPEIKVGLPDINPGRVKLAKSLVEKAVKMHKIFTIQGPYPVIRAALKARGWIEQRMPQQVQQRLNSDSRSNDAEEDNSEETEKEKEPDRLHSLMSRLVRNEMVYFYWTNRRDAISTNNLQKEQIVNHFAKAGSFTTKAGLCVNLRNLHWFDTADPDSFFPRCYKLAARDEKQAFIEDYRRTACTSLLKYVVEKDQNIQWNEIYQNFQDVQWLKKQNKLRCKRLVPSETVTTALKVCQEYLESLEHGDIDKSLEALLTQEQWEGFLNSYYLVAHGGAHIEKRENFVSSCKAMLQKLEKVSPQLGIDGTQNIWIIKPGAKSRGRGIKCEKRLDQILRLVNIDPTLIKESKWVVQKYIEKPFLIHDTKFDVRQWFLVTDWNPLTVWFYKKCYLRFSTQPYSLDTLDSSVHLCNNSIQKHLRPSHQRHHCIPPHNMWLDDQFKAFLASQGKDALWETVVVPGMKTTVIHALQTAQDLIESRKNTFELYGADFMLDLSLHPWLIEINASPTMAPSTCVTAQLCTAVQEDTLRVVLDRRVDRSANTGDFQLIYRQAAVEVPQYLGINLVVEGVAVKNPCVLPPLKSSQLSSSKRWGAVKEKESAPEKVQPLPKVIQKAQENKTSSEASPALPPEPSISRVAIHLPVTVLSVDGGSNFEHFSKKHAEVLKVQPTTATEKKQASLRLVMFNPNSPVK from the exons ATGAAGGCCACCGACTCTGCCAAGGCTGTAATCCTGAGCCTAGAGAAACTGCAGGATGGCAAGGAACACAGTCTACCGTATCCATGCA ATCCTCCTGAGATCAAAGTGGGATTACCCGACATCAACCCAGGCAGAGTGAAGTTAGCCAAGAGTTTGGTGGAGAAGGCAGTTAAG ATGCACAAGATATTCACCATCCAAGGCCCGTATCCTGTCATCAGGGCAGCTTTGAAGGCCAGAGGCTGGATTGAACAACGCATGCCGCAGCAGGTCCAGCAGCGTCTGAACAGTGACAGCAGATCGAATGATGCGGAAGAAG ACAACTCAGaggaaactgaaaaagaaaaggagccAGATAGACTGCACAGTCTCATG tctcgCCTTGTGCGGAACGAGATGGTTTATTTCTACTGGACGAACCGTAGAGACGCAATCAGCACAAACAACTTGCAGAAAGAACAGATTGTCAATCATTTTGCTAAGGCAGGCAGTTTCACCACAAAG GCAGGGTTGTGTGTGAACTTAAGGAACCTCCACTGGTTTGACACGGCTGACCCAGACAGCTTCTTCCCCCGCTGTTACAAACTCGCAGCCCGGGATGAGAAGCAAGCTTTCATTG AGGACTACAGGCGGACTGCGTGCACCAGTCTACTGAAATATGTCGTGGAAAAGGACCAGAACATTCAGTGGAACGAAATATATCAGAACTTTCAGGATGTTCAGT GGctgaagaaacagaacaaactcCGCTGTAAACGACTGGTCCCTTCCGAAACGGTTACTACTGCGCTCAAAGTATGCCAGGAATACCTGGAGAGTCTGGAACACGGAGACATCGACAAAAGCCTGGAAGCACTACTGACACAGGAGCAGTGGGAAGGGTTTCTTAACAGTTATTATCTTGTTGCTCA TGGTGGAGCGCATATcgagaaaagagaaaatttcGTTAGCTCCTGCAAGGCCATGCTGCAGAAACTTGAGAAGGTTAGCCCACAGCTGGGCATAGATGGCACACAAAACATCTGGATCATCAAACCCGGGGCAAAGTCCAGGGGCAGAG GTATCAAATGTGAAAAGCGTCTTGATCAGATCCTCAGGCTAGTGAACATAGACCCAACCCTTATCAAGGAGAGCAAGTGGGTGGTGCAAAAGTACATCGAGAAACCCTTTCTGATCCATGACACCAAGTTTGACGTGCGCCAGTGGTTTCTGGTCACTGACTGGAACCCTCTGACTGTGTGGTTCTACAAAAAGTGCTATTTGCGCTTTTCCACCCAGCCGTACTCATTAGACACACTGGACAG ctcGGTGCACTTGTGCAATAACTCCATCCAGAAGCACCTGAGGCCCTCTCATCAACGCCATCACTGCATTCCACCACACAACATGTGGTTGGATGACCAGTTCAAGGCCTTTCTGGCCAGCCAGGGCAAGGATGCTCTTTGGGAGACTGTTGTAGTCCCAGGAATGAAGACAACTGTGATCCACGCACTGCAGACAGCACAGGATCTGATAGAGTCGCGCAAGAACACATTTGAGCTTTATGGCGCTGATTTTATGTTAG ACCTCAGCCTGCACCCATGGTTAATAGAAATCAACGCTAGCCCCACAATGGCACCCTCAACCTGTGTGACCGCCCAGCTCTGCACTGCTGTGCAGGAGGACACATTACGAGTGGTTCTGGACCGCAGAGTGGACCGCTCCGCAAACACTGGGGACTTTCAGCTCATATATAGGCAG GCGGCGGTAGAAGTCCCACAGTACTTAGGGATCAACCTGGTTGTTGAGGGCGTTGCTGTTAAAAACCCATGTGTTCTTCCTCCACTGAAATCTTCCCAATTGTCATCTTCAAAACGGTGGGGTGCAGTCAAAGAAAAGGAATCTGCACCAGAGAAGGTTCAGCCTCTGCCAAAGGTTATCCAAAAGGCACAAGAGAACAAGACCAGCAGCGAAGCatctcctgctcttcctcctgaaCCATCAATCTCCAGAGTCGCAATTCATCTGCCAGTGACAGTTCTGTCAGTTGATGGAGGCTCTAACTTTGAGCATTTCTCAAAGAAACATGCAGAGGTATTAAAAGTTCAGCCAAcaacagcaacagagaaaaagcAAGCTTCTTTGCGCCTGGTGATGTTCAATCCAAACAGCCCAGTAAAATAG
- the hmces gene encoding abasic site processing protein HMCES: MCGRTACTLAPDEVSRACSYRNRGGQRRQPHWRDGDADKYRPSYNKSPQSMSPVLVSHRHFDKAAPVDECVLASMRWGLIPAWFKESDPSKMQYSTSNCRSENILEKKSYKDPLLKGQRCVIMADGFYEWRRVEKEKQPFFIYFPQKNGPSQERKEDQQQDVTSSTRNTVVSEKGEISHDLAEESEAPAEWTGWRLLTMAGVFDCWTPPGGGEALYTYSVITVNASPNLQSIHDRMPAILDGEDEVRRWLDFGEVKSLDAINLLQSKDVLTFHPVSSFVNNSRNNSPECLQPVDLSSKKEIKATASSKMMMSWLSSGSPAKRKEPDTNETKGEQDSKAKSRCKPAGGLQLWLQGVNKKPRTK; this comes from the exons ATGTGTGGAAGAACTGCGTGCACTCTAGCTCCGGACGAGGTGAGCCGAGCCTGCTCGTACAGAAACCGGGGCGGACAGCGGAGACAGCCCCACTGGAGGGATGGAGACGCGGACAAATACAGACCCTCCTACAACAAGAGTCCCCAGTCCATGAGTCCGGTTCTGGTGTCGCACAGACATTTCGACAAG GCTGCTCCTGTGGATGAATGTGTTTTGGCCTCAATGCGTTGGGGTCTTATACCTGCCTGGTTCAAGGAGAGTGACCCCAGCAAGATGCAGTACAGCACCAGCAACTGCCGCAGCGAAAACATTCTCGAGAAAAAGTCCTACAAG GACCCCCTGTTGAAGGGACAGCGCTGCGTCATCATGGCTGACGGATTTTATGAGTGGCGGAGGGTGGAAAAGGAGAAGCAGCCTTTCTTCATCTACTTTCCTCAGAAAAACGGCCCGAGCCAGGAGCGGAAAGAGGACCAGCAGCAGGACGTCACGTCTTCAACTCGCAATACAGTCGTGTCAGAGAAAGGGGAAATCTCGCATGACCTGGCAGAG GAAAGTGAAGCTCCTGCTGAGTGGACTGGGTGGAGGTTGCTGACGATGGCCGGAGTGTTTGACTGCTGGACACCACCAGGCGGTGGAGAAGCTCTTTACACCTACAGTGTCATCACTGTGAACGCTTCCCCGAATCTCCAAAGCATTCACGACAG gatgCCAGCCATCCTGGACGGAGAAGACGAAGTGAGAAGATGGCTCGATTTTGGGGAGGTGAAGTCCCTGGACGCCATCAACCTGCTTCAGTCCAAAGACGTTTTGACTTTTCACCCCGTCTCGTCTTTTGTCAACAACTCGCGCAACAACTCCCCAGAGTGCCTGCAACCGGTGGATCTCAGCAGCAAAAAG GAGATCAAAGCCACAGCTAGCAGTAAGATGATGATGAGCTGGCTGTCGAGCGGCAGCCCGGCTAAAAGAAAGGAGCCCGACACGAACGAGACCAAAGGAGAGCAAGACAGCAAAGCTAAGAGTCGATGCAAGCCCGCCGGAGGACTTCAGCTGTGGCTTCAGGGAGTCAATAAGAAACcgagaacaaaataa
- the rab7a gene encoding ras-related protein Rab-7a has protein sequence MTSRKKVLLKVIILGDSGVGKTSLMNQYVNKKFSNQYKATIGADFLTKEVMVDDRLVTMQIWDTAGQERFQSLGVAFYRGADCCVLVFDVTAPNTFKTLDSWRDEFLIQASPRDPENFPFVVLGNKIDLENRQVPTKRAQLWCQSKNNIPYFETSAKEAINVEQAFQTIARNALKQETEVELYNEFPEPIKLDRNERARPSAETCSC, from the exons ATGACATCAAGGAAGAAAGTTCTACTCAAAGTCATCATCCTTGGAGACTCTGG aGTTGGGAAGACTTCTCTAATGAACCAGTATGTGAATAAGAAGTTCAGCAACCAGTACAAAGCCACGATTGGCGCCGATTTCCTGACGAAAGAAGTCATGGTGGATGACAGACTTGTCACAATGCAG ATTTGGGACACAGCAGGTCAGGAGAGGTTCCAGTCTTTGGGTGTAGCTTTCTACCGTGGAGCAGACTGCTGTGTGCTGGTGTTCGATGTGACCGCACCCAACACCTTCAAGACCCTAGACAGCTGGAGAGACGAGTTCTTGATCCAGGCCAGCCCACGAGACCCAGAGAATTTCCCTTTTGTGGTGCTGGGCAACAAGATTGACCTGGAGAACAGACag GTACCAACCAAGCGGGCACAGCTTTGGTGTCAGAGCAAGAACAACATCCCGTATTTCGAGACCAGCGCCAAGGAGGCAATCAACGTGGAGCAGGCCTTCCAGACTATCGCACGCAATGCTCTTAAACAG GAAACCGAAGTGGAGTTGTACAATGAGTTCCCCGAGCCAATAAAGCTGGACAGGAACGAGCGAGCCAGGCCTTCAGCAGagacctgcagctgctga
- the rpn1 gene encoding dolichyl-diphosphooligosaccharide--protein glycosyltransferase subunit 1, translating into MTRRLAFVAVCLLFVAALSSEVSADGLVNEDVKRTVDLSTHLAKITAEIVLSNHGQSSVQSFILAVDADLAPHMAYIGASVKGDEEEDGTLELQQTSIQGQRGEFYKVLLPSTLAAGAQLKVKTEMMFSHVLKPFPTQITQAERQLVVFQGNHYLYSPYPTRSQSTRVRLASKTVESYTKLGNPSKTDEIIEYGPFRDVAPFSEDALKIHYENNTPFLTITSITRTIEVSHWGNIAVEETIDLRHTGAILKGPFSRYDYQRQSDSGISSVKSFKTILPASAQDVYYRDEIGNISTSHLQVLDDSVEVEVRPRFPLFGGWKTHYIIGYNLPSYEYLYTLGDQYALKMRLVDHVYDDQVIDYMTVKIILPEGAKNIHVDTPYKIDRMPNQLHYTYLDTFGRPVLVATKNNLVEQHIQDFVVHYTFNKILMLQEPLLVVGAFYILFFTVIIYVRLDFAITKDPAAEVRMKVASITEQVLTLVNRRLGLYRHMDEVVNRYKQSRDTGALNSGRKTLEANHRTLTSEISSLQARLKTEGSDLAEKVGEIQKLDGQVKELVCRSCSEAERLVGGKVKKETYIESEKSLTGRRQELISRVDSLLDAL; encoded by the exons ATGACACGAAGGTTGGCGTTCGTCGCTGTGTGCTTGCTGTTTGTGGCCGCTTTGAGCTCGGAGGTTTCAGCGGACGGTTTGGTGAATGAGGATGTGAAGAGGACGGTGGACCTGAGCACTCATCTGGCTAAGATCACCGCGGAGATTGTGCTGTCCAACCATGGGCAGTCCTCCGTCCAGAGCTTTATATTGGCCGTAGATGCAGACCTGGCACCTCACATGGCATATATTGGAGCTTCG GTGAAGGgcgatgaagaggaggatggcACACTCGAACTTCAACAGACATCAATCCAGGGACAAAG AGGGGAGTTCTACAAAGTGCTGCTGCCCTCCACTCTGGCTGCCGGTGCTCAGCTGAAAGTGAAGACCGAGATGATGTTTAGCCACGTCCTGAAGCCGTTCCCTACACAGATCACGCAGGCCGAGCGTCAGCTGGTGGTTTTCCAGGGCAACCACTATCTGTACTCCCCGTATCCCACCCGCAGCCAGAGCACCCGCGTCCGTCTGGCCTCGAAGACGGTGGAGAGCTACACCAAGCTGGGCAACCCCAGCAAGACCGACGAGATCATCGAGTACGGACCGTTCCGCGACGTCGCTCCATTCAGCGAG GATGCGTTGAAGatccattatgaaaacaacACACCCTTCCTCACCATCACCAGCATCACTCGCACCATTGAGGTGTCTCACTGGGGGAACATCGCCGTTGAGGAAACCATCGATCTGAGGCACACAGGGGCCATTTTGAAGGGCCCTTTCTCGCGTTACGACTACCAGCGTCAATCGGACAGCGGCATCTCCTCCGTCAAGTCCTTCAAG ACCATCCTTCCTGCCTCGGCTCAAGACGTCTACTACCGGGACGAGATTGGCAACATCTCCACCTCCCACCTGCAGGTACTGGATGACTCTGTGGAAGTGGAGGTCAGACCGCGGTTCCCCCTGTTTGGAGGCTGGAAGACTCACTACATCATAGGCTACAATCTGCCCAGCTACGAATATCTCTACACCCTCG GCGACCAGTATGCACTGAAAATGAGACTAGTTGACCATGTCTATGATGACCAGGTCATCGACTACATGACTGTGAAGATCATACTGCCAGAAGGCGCAAA AAACATCCACGTGGACACACCTTACAAAATCGACCGCATGCCAAACCAGCTGCACTACACGTACCTGGACACGTTCGGCAGACCGGTGTTGGTAGCAACTAAGAACAACCTGGTGGAGCAGCATATTCAGGACTTTGTG GTTCATTATACCTTCAACAAAATCCTGATGCTGCAGGAGCCTCTGTTGGTGGTCGGGGCCTTCTACATACTCTTCTTCACTGTGATCATCTACGTTCGGCTGGACTTCGCCATCACAAAG GATCCAGCAGCCGAGGTGCGGATGAAGGTGGCCTCCATCACGGAGCAGGTGCTCACTCTGGTCAACAGGCGTCTGGGTCTGTACCGCCACATGGACGAGGTGGTGAACCGCTACAAACAGTCCCGCGACACGGGCGCGCTCAACAGCGGCCGCAAGACCCTGGAGGCCAACCACCGCACCCTGACCAGCGAAATCAGCTCGCTGCAGGCCCGCCTCAAGACGGAGGGCTCCGACCTGGCCGAGAAG gtcGGAGAGATTCAGAAGCTGGACGGCCAGGTGAAGGAGCTGGTGTGCCGCTCCTGCTCGGAGGCGGAGCGGCTGGTGGGTGGTAAGGTCAAGAAGGAGACTTACATTGAGAGCGAGAAGAGTCTGACCGGCAGGAGACAAGAGCTCATCAGCCGCGTCGACAGCCTGCTCGACGCCCTCTAA